In a genomic window of Candidatus Methylomirabilota bacterium:
- a CDS encoding glycosyltransferase, whose protein sequence is MKPKISICVPTYNQKPEYLRECLRSALSQQYDSLEVVVSENHSTNDSPALLREFFDPRLRIVTPQNHLNMKDNFGFCAAESSGEYINFLSSDDRLHPGFCRQMAQILDAHPNVSFAHSAVQRIDANGWVIGCERSIHPSFVRSGVQELQRYVWQQCNVFIAALIRKTAYQAVGGTKYLLDMVGDWDLSLRLLTVGNVAYCSDVLAAYRDWSTPQRRSRFVAHVRDTRLLYQRLESDGTVSLIHGGRHTLIKARRGWAINFASSLPIGELSENELAEAVSEIRLMDDSQTVRTRLFLVQAGFGSLFACKKRMREWLRQRVKSLLYPKKADNPA, encoded by the coding sequence TTGAAACCGAAGATTAGTATTTGTGTACCTACATACAACCAGAAGCCGGAATACTTGAGAGAATGCCTGCGAAGCGCGCTGTCGCAGCAGTACGATTCCCTTGAAGTAGTGGTGTCTGAGAATCACTCGACAAATGACTCTCCCGCTCTTCTGAGGGAGTTTTTCGATCCCCGTCTGCGTATAGTTACCCCCCAAAATCATCTGAATATGAAAGATAACTTTGGCTTCTGTGCTGCCGAGTCTTCGGGGGAGTATATAAACTTTTTGAGTTCTGATGATAGGCTCCATCCTGGTTTCTGCCGCCAAATGGCGCAAATCCTCGATGCTCATCCCAATGTTTCGTTTGCCCATTCTGCTGTCCAGCGAATCGATGCGAACGGATGGGTGATAGGCTGCGAGAGAAGCATTCATCCATCCTTTGTGCGTAGTGGTGTGCAAGAGCTTCAGCGTTATGTATGGCAACAATGTAATGTATTTATTGCGGCTCTCATTCGAAAGACCGCCTATCAGGCGGTGGGCGGAACGAAATATCTACTCGATATGGTCGGAGACTGGGATCTCTCTCTACGTTTATTGACCGTCGGGAATGTAGCCTATTGCTCTGATGTGCTGGCCGCCTATCGAGATTGGTCAACACCTCAGCGTCGGAGCCGGTTTGTGGCCCACGTCCGTGACACCCGGTTGTTGTATCAACGCCTCGAATCCGATGGAACAGTAAGCCTAATTCATGGAGGCAGACATACGCTCATTAAAGCGAGGAGGGGATGGGCTATCAATTTTGCGTCTAGTTTGCCTATAGGTGAACTATCTGAAAATGAATTGGCAGAGGCGGTCAGTGAGATTAGGCTGATGGATGACAGTCAAACCGTGCGAACCCGCCTGTTTTTGGTACAGGCAGGCTTCGGCTCTCTTTTCGCTTGCAAAAAGCGAATGCGAGAATGGCTGCGTCAACGAGTGAAGTCATTGTTGTATCCAAAGAAGGCGGACAATCCGGCATGA